The Solenopsis invicta isolate M01_SB chromosome 12, UNIL_Sinv_3.0, whole genome shotgun sequence genome window below encodes:
- the LOC105201064 gene encoding uncharacterized protein LOC105201064: MNIHPEHRRVSYIVRSTHQTLIGVIHLEASSPTRASTASAATQQSTTCVAISALRSTTNIRAYIFFETIRRGDYDTKSQSRASVAIPSVRRHSLYGCAILSSPLKCKDGHIGGTVSSSNSTDDDSHIDDLGVKYKDGHIGVTILSSTQRTTTAILTISSPSSKPGHISNGSCSLALPKHRILINERCDHELNLPVFSGKYDEWFPFYDTFHSVIHSNASLSDIQRFQYLRASLTGNASSVVNSLEISSANYMIAWELLKERYDNKRVIVQNHIKALMSLPSMMKENSSELRQIADGAAKHLHALEALKRPTDKWDDILIYVLSSKFDNLTLREWQSSLTGSELPTLKQFFTFITHHCQTLEATSKSSAHAAKSDSRPNQSGPQSKRRSSCTATVKLKCNYCQGEHLVYNCRDFLALPVTQRVSEVRGRKMCTNCLRPATHASGKCTAGCCKVCQARHNTLLHVSTPLKSSNDSATKGDDTQPAVSSTVLATHAISQRGSDHRVLSTAVVYAFDHEGSPKSCRALLDCGSQVNFISRKFIESLSLRPRNLNLSISGANGATTTSSQVVRLRIQSRINSYTTVIDCVVADQVTDKVPIVPFKRKDFKFPPNIRLADPQFHTSSEIDLLIGVDIFWELLCVGQIRSSQFHPTLHKTRFGWVLGGRFNSVETISRVQSCHAAISNTALHEQLNKFWQMEDNLAPSSNYTPEEAFCEQHFLASVTQNHEGRYIVKLPIKEHLLDSLKDSKVNALQRFTSLEKRFNRDPSLKIEYSRFMQEYISLGHMRLADPQPQEESVSFYLPHHCVFKGQDRSSKIRVVFDASCKSRNGLSLNDVLMVGPVVQQDLATILIRFRTFRYVLVADIIKMYRQVLLDPSQTRLHRILWRDSSDTKINTYELTTVTYGTSTASFLVTRCLKHLAELHASKYPAGSVCVQRDFYVDDMLTGADSIQDIESIRDETIQLLRSGAFELSKWASNCPDILTSLNDQNDVLVQISNQTESSVLGVHWNRIEDTLHFSCKLESSCGVVSKRTILSEVSRLFDPLGLLGPSIVSAKLMLQELWQAGVDWDESVPQDIHTRWSDFRAQLLEIGQLRISRRVKFSTDPRSVQLHGFSDASERAYGACVYMRAVIGPSQYRTELVYARSRVAPIKAVSLPRLELSAALLLARMISKISNSIDLTNIQKYYWCDSTITLNWLTSYSRRWSTFVANRVGEIQRLSDTSRWRHVPFLSNPADLISRGLYPRELIISDMWWHGPSFLQSSENSWPDSGFPQMEGDIPEQRKLAMPTVVTDSSIVAELLNKFSNLNKICRIVAYCIRFNKTRRPTVSSRQISPPEASYSLGIICKNVQRHAFTQEYKALNEGKPISPTSSLLALSPFIDDSGVMRVGGRLKNAGSHPDVCHPILIPRHHILTRLVIEQAHARTLHAGTQATMAAVRQRFWPLALRSSTRKVIQGCVKCFRAKPRQSEALMGSLPASRIRVSRPFSQCGVDYAGPFLLREGKRRNARLQKAYASIFVCFVTKAVHIELVSDLNSFIGAFKRFLSRRGKPSRMFSDNGTNFVGARRQLKEFYEAYLKESIQSNLKEFCSSQEILWTLIPPNAPHFGGLWEAAVKAMKYHMTRIIGNAHLTYEEFQTVLCDIEAILNSRPITPLSADPNDLACLTPGHFLIGMTLDSFPYTDLSDVPENRLVRWERVEQLRQHFWRRWANEYVSSLQERSKWRNNKGPQLQVNQLVLCKQPNAPPMQWPIGRVHTGSDNVARTATIRTARGVLVRPLARLAILPLEEGLTTTNNP; this comes from the exons atgaACATTCATCCCGAGCACCGGCGAGTTTCCTACATCGTCAGATCTACGCATCAGACCCTGATCGGCGTAATACATCTCGAGGCTTCCTCACCAACGAGAGCAAGCACAGCCAGCGCTGCTACGCAACAGTCAA CCACGTGTGTAGCCATCTCAGCCTTGAGATCCACAACGAACATTCGTGCATACATCTTCTTCGAGACCATCAGACGCGGTGACTACGACACAAAATCTCAGTCAAGGGCAAGTGTAGCCATCCCTAGTGTCCGCCGCCATTCTCTGTACGGCTGTGCCATCCTCTCCTCGCCACTCAAGTGCAAGGACGGCCATATTGGCGGCACAGTCTCGTCGTCGAACTCAACGGACGACGACAGCCATATTGACGATCTTGGCGTCAAGTACAAGGACGGCCATATTGGCGTCACAATCTTGTCGTCGACTCAACGGACGACGACAGCCATATTGACGATCTCATCACCAAGCAGCAAGCCCGGCCATATTTCAAACGGCTCGTGCTCATTGGCACTACCGAAGCATCGGATTCTCATCAACGAAAGGTGCGACCACGAG TTAAATCTCCCGGTCTTCTCTGGCAAATACGACGAATGGTTCccattttatgatacatttcaTTCGGTTATTCATTCTAACGCGAGCCTCAGTGACATTCAACGTTTCCAGTATTTGCGTGCATCATTGACGGGCAACGCAAGCAGTGTCGTCAATTCATTGGAAATTTCGAGCGCTAATTATATGATCGCGTGGGAGTTACTAAAGGAACGCTATGACAATAAACGCGTTATCGTGCAAAATCACATCAAGGCTTTAATGAGCTTACCGTCAATGATGAAGGAAAATTCCTCCGAATTACGCCAAATTGCAGATGGCGCTGCTAAGCATTTACACGCGCTGGAAGCCTTGAAACGACCTACTGATAAGTGGgacgatattttaatatacgtgTTAAGCTCAAAATTCGATAACCTCACGCTTCGCGAATGGCAATCGTCACTCACGGGCTCCGAATTGCCCACgctcaaacaattttttacgtttattacGCATCATTGCCAAACTCTTGAGGCAACTTCCAAGTCAAGTGCTCACGCTGCAAAGAGCGACTCAAGGCCCAACCAATCGGGTCCTCAATCGAAACGTCGTTCGTCCTGTACCGCTACGGTCAAGCTCAAGTGCAACTATTGTCAGGGAGAGCATTTGGTATACAATTGCAGGGATTTTCTGGCACTTCCGGTCACCCAAAGAGTATCTGAAGTCCGCGGTCGTAAGATGTGTACAAATTGTCTGCGTCCCGCTACTCATGCGTCTGGCAAATGTACTGCGGGATGTTGCAAGGTGTGTCAAGCAAGGCATAACACTTTGCTACATGTGAGCACTCCACTCAAGTCATCAAATGACAGTGCAACCAAGGGTGATGACACGCAACCAGCCGTGTCTTCCACCGTCTTGGCAACGCATGCCATCAGTCAGCGCGGTAGCGATCATCGTGTTTTATCCACCGCGGTTGTCTACGCCTTCGATCACGAAGGCTCGCCCAAGTCTTGCAGGGCGCTACTAGATTGCGGCTCACAGGTCAATTTCATTTCTAGAAAATTCATAGAGTCCCTCTCCTTGAGACCAAGAAATCTCAATCTCTCGATATCCGGAGCAAACGGTGCTACCACTACGTCTTCACAAGTCGTTCGATTAAGAATACAATCAAGAATAAATTCTTATACGACGGTTATCGACTGCGTAGTTGCCGATCAAGTCACGGATAAGGTTCCAATCGTTCCTTTCAAACGTAAGGATTTCAAATTTCCTCCCAACATTCGATTAGCCGACCCGCAGTTTCACACCTCGTCAGAAATCGACTTATTGATAGGGGTAGACATTTTCTGGGAACTGTTGTGCGTAGGTCAGATAAGGTCTTCACAATTCCATCCGACTCTTCACAAAACTCGCTTTGGATGGGTTTTGGGCGGTCGTTTTAATTCGGTTGAAACTATTTCCAGGGTGCAATCCTGTCATGCCGCTATAAGCAATACTGCGTTACATGAACAATTGAACAAGTTTTGGCAAATGGAGGACAATCTCGCGCCTTCGAGCAATTACACGCCGGAGGAAGCATTTTGCGAACAGCATTTCTTAGCAAGCGTGACGCAAAATCACGAAGGAAGGTACATTGTCAAGCTCCCGATCAAGGAGCATCTTCTTGACAGTCTCAAGGACTCCAAGGTAAATGCCTTGCAAAGATTCACCTCTTTGGAGAAACGCTTCAATCGCGATCCGTCATTAAAAATTGAGTACTCGCGCTTCATGCAAGAGTACATTTCCCTGGGCCATATGCGCCTGGCAGACCCGCAACCACAGGAAGAAAGTGTGTCATTTTATTTGCCGCACCATTGCGTGTTCAAGGGCCAAGATCGTAGTTCAAAGATACGCGTGGTTTTCGATGCGTCGTGCAAGAGCCGCAATGGCTTATCACTCAATGATGTGTTGATGGTCGGCCCCGTCGTCCAACAGGACCTAGCTACAATTCTGATCCGATTCCGCACTTTCCGATACGTTCTGGTTGCCgacataattaaaatgtacCGGCAGGTACTACTAGATCCCTCGCAAACACGTCTACACAGGATACTATGGCGCGACAGCTCTGATACCAAAATAAATACTTATGAGTTAACTACCGTGACTTACGGGACGTCTACAGCGTCATTCTTAGTAACAAGATGTCTAAAGCACCTTGCTGAACTTCATGCTTCAAAATATCCCGCGGGTTCAGTTTGTGTGCAGCGCGATTTTTATGTCGATGACATGCTCACGGGAGCAGATAGCATTCAAGATATCGAGTCAATTCGCGACGAAACCATACAGCTGCTCCGCTCAGGAGCGTTCGAACTAAGCAAATGGGCGTCGAATTGCCCCGACATACTAACTTCTCTGAACGATCAGAATGACGTATTGGTACAAATAAGCAACCAGACCGAATCCTCAGTGCTGGGGGTTCATTGGAATCGGATCGAGGATACTCTCCATTTCTCTTGCAAGCTCGAGTCATCGTGCGGCGTTGTGTCCAAACGTACAATATTGTCTGAGGTATCTAGATTATTTGATCCTCTTGGTCTCCTAGGACCCTCCATCGTCTCAGCAAAGCTCATGCTACAGGAACTATGGCAGGCGGGAGTCGATTGGGACGAATCCGTTCCGCAGGACATCCATACCCGTTGGTCTGATTTCCGAGCGCAATTATTAGAAATAGGTCAATTGCGAATATCAAGGCGCGTTAAATTTAGCACAGATCCTCGATCAGTACAGCTGCATGGCTTCAGCGATGCCAGCGAGCGCGCATATGGCGCCTGCGTGTACATGCGCGCTGTGATCGGCCCGAGTCAGTACCGCACGGAATTGGTATACGCGCGATCTCGCGTAGCGCCTATCAAGGCAGTGTCACTTCCTCGTCTAGAGCTATCCGCAGCCTTGCTGCTGGCTCGAATGATCTCTAAGATCAGCAATTCCATTGATCTAACAAACATACAAAAATACTATTGGTGTGATTCAACAATCACGCTGAACTGGTTAACGTCGTACTCCCGCAGGTGGTCTACATTCGTAGCCAACAGGGTTGGCGAGATACAACGCTTGAGCGACACCAGTCGTTGGCGTCATGTGCCCTTTCTTAGTAACCCGGCCGATCTTATATCACGCGGTCTGTATCCACGCGAGCTGATTATTTCTGACATGTGGTGGCATGGACCATCCTTTTTGCAATCTAGCGAAAATTCATGGCCAGACAGCGGCTTTCCACAAATGGAAGGTGACATCCCAGAGCAAAGGAAGCTCGCCATGCCTACAGTCGTAACTGATTCATCAATCGTAGCCGAGCTGTTGAACAAGTTCTCCAATTTGAACAAAATATGCCGCATCGTAGCTTATTGCATCCGCTTCAACAAGACCCGCCGACCGACGGTATCATCTAGACAAATTTCTCCCCCAGAGGCATCCTACTCGCTTGGCATAATATGCAAGAATGTGCAAAGGCATGCCTTCACACAAGAGTACAAGGCTCTTAATGAGGGAAAACCCATAAGCCCAACAAGCTCTCTTCTCGCCTTATCCCCCTTTATTGACGACTCCGGGGTCATGCGTGTTGGGGGACGTTTAAAAAATGCCGGTTCGCATCCGGACGTCTGTCATCCAATCCTAATTCCGCGCCATCATATTTTAACACGTTTAGTCATAGAACAGGCTCACGCCCGTACCCTGCACGCAGGGACGCAGGCAACTATGGCCGCCGTCAGACAACGATTTTGGCCGTTGGCCTTGCGCTCAAGCACGCGCAAGGTCATCCAAGGCTGCGTGAAGTGCTTCAGAGCGAAACCCCGTCAATCCGAAGCTTTAATGGGATCGCTTCCAGCTAGTCGAATCAGGGTCTCTCGACCGTTTTCACAATGCGGCGTCGATTACGCTGGCCCATTCTTGTTGCGCGAAGGCAAGAGACGTAACGCGAGGCTTCAGAAGGCCTACGCCTCCATATTCGTGTGCTTTGTCACGAAAGCTGTGCACATCGAGCTCGTGAGTGACTTGAACTCCTTTATAGGTGcctttaaacgttttttgtctCGTCGCGGCAAACCATCGCGTATGTTTTCCGACAACGGAACCAACTTCGTAGGTGCCCGGAGACAACTCAAGGAGTTTTACGAAGCCTATCTTAAGGAATCCATTCAGTCCAACTTAAAAGAATTTTGCTCTAGTCAAGAAATTCTTTGGACCTTGATTCCACCGAATGCCCCCCATTTCGGCGGGTTATGGGAAGCGGCGGTGAAGGCGATGAAATATCATATGACTCGAATAATAGGAAACGCGCATTTAACTTATGAAGAGTTTCAAACCGTTTTATGCGATATCGAAGCGATATTAAACTCCCGCCCGATCACTCCATTAAGCGCAGATCCGAATGATCTTGCATGTTTGACACCAGGTCATTTTCTTATTGGCATGACTCTCGACAGTTTTCCCTATACCGATTTGAGCGACGTGCCTGAAAATCGACTCGTTCGCTGGGAGCGTGTAGAACAATTACGTCAACATTTTTGGCGCAGATGGGCAAATGAATATGTTAGTTCTTTACAGGAACGATCAAAGTGGAGAAACAATAAAGGCCCCCAACTGCAAGTAAATCAACTAGTCCTTTGTAAACAACCAAACGCACCTCCCATGCAATGGCCCATTGGACGAGTGCACACAGGTTCTGATAACGTCGCTCGAACCGCTACTATACGAACTGCAAGGGGAGTGCTCGTCCGGCCTTTAGCAAGATTAGCAATCTTGCCGCTCGAAGAAGGTCTGACGACCACTAACAATCCGTAG